One stretch of Flavobacterium sp. 9 DNA includes these proteins:
- a CDS encoding formylglycine-generating enzyme family protein, whose amino-acid sequence MKNKTYWILAILTISIISIAYGYTKLIVPKEKLTAMDCAETPNASETSLFKPTIENKNKPTGKAPKGMVWIPGGEYSMGSNVEDESLCSIKGVTKDAAPIHRVYVDGFYMDQTEVTNEQFEAFVKATGYVTLAEIKPTHEEYPDAPLENLVAGSAVFTPTQAKVNLGNYMQWWSYVQGADWRHPEGAGSSIKGREKYPVVQVSYDDAAAYAKWAGKRLPTEAEWEFAARGGKSGQLYAWGNTLKPKGKFQANIYQGNFPIEKGDTGEDGYIGIAPTAQFEPNPYGLYDIGGNVWEWTNDWYTADYYSVLSENGKVTKNPQGPESSYDPGEPNLPKKVQRGGSFLCTDQYCTRYMVGTRGKGDYKSPANHIGFRCVQ is encoded by the coding sequence ATGAAAAATAAAACTTATTGGATTTTAGCCATACTTACAATTTCTATAATTTCAATAGCTTATGGTTATACCAAGCTTATTGTTCCAAAAGAAAAATTGACAGCAATGGATTGTGCCGAAACTCCAAACGCTTCAGAAACTTCTTTGTTTAAACCAACCATAGAAAATAAAAACAAACCAACAGGCAAAGCGCCAAAAGGAATGGTTTGGATTCCCGGTGGAGAATATTCTATGGGAAGCAATGTAGAAGATGAAAGTTTATGCAGCATAAAAGGAGTTACCAAAGATGCTGCACCAATTCATCGAGTTTATGTAGATGGCTTTTATATGGATCAAACAGAAGTGACAAACGAACAATTTGAAGCTTTTGTAAAAGCAACGGGTTATGTAACATTGGCCGAAATAAAACCAACACACGAAGAATATCCTGATGCTCCATTAGAAAATTTAGTTGCAGGATCGGCCGTTTTTACTCCTACTCAGGCAAAAGTAAATCTGGGCAATTATATGCAATGGTGGTCTTATGTTCAAGGAGCTGACTGGAGACATCCGGAAGGAGCCGGAAGTTCTATAAAAGGAAGAGAAAAATATCCTGTAGTTCAGGTATCCTATGACGATGCTGCCGCTTACGCGAAATGGGCAGGCAAAAGATTACCAACAGAAGCGGAATGGGAATTTGCTGCTCGCGGCGGAAAATCAGGACAATTATACGCTTGGGGAAATACCTTAAAACCTAAAGGAAAATTTCAGGCTAATATCTATCAAGGAAACTTTCCTATAGAAAAAGGAGATACCGGAGAAGATGGCTATATTGGCATCGCTCCTACTGCTCAATTTGAGCCAAATCCTTATGGACTTTATGATATTGGAGGAAATGTTTGGGAATGGACAAACGATTGGTATACTGCCGATTATTATTCTGTTTTAAGTGAAAACGGAAAAGTCACCAAAAATCCGCAAGGTCCTGAATCTTCTTATGATCCGGGAGAGCCAAACTTGCCTAAAAAAGTACAACGCGGAGGATCATTTTTATGTACTGATCAATATTGTACACGTTATATGGTAGGAACAAGAGGAAAAGGAGATTATAAATCACCCGCAAATCATATTGGTTTCAGATGTGTTCAATAA
- a CDS encoding DUF6515 family protein → MKSIKKTLRKLALMCLMGSFFLISIDSIAQRHGGGGGGHRGGGGGQRPAVSRPANQARPAVNRPSSGSGVKRPSTANRPGANGSGTNKINRPSSNSKIGDKSINNRNSNNTVNRNKTGNRNNISGNTVNRNRNNVNINVNNSVHVRNNRNTVVRPGVRPYARPPYRYGGYRYNCYHPYYPRPYHPFYWGPVWHPWGFFVATLAVTAIVVSVESTQYHYDQGVWYTSSSGGYTAVPAPVGGTVNNIPSGAETVNTGTVNNYYYGGTYYEKDGSSYKVVAPTAGTLVDNLPEGGEEVTIGDAKYVKFGETYYQPVQVDGKDKYEVVEVQEDK, encoded by the coding sequence ATGAAAAGTATAAAAAAGACTCTTAGAAAATTAGCACTAATGTGCTTAATGGGATCATTTTTTTTGATTTCAATTGATAGTATTGCCCAACGCCATGGTGGCGGTGGCGGAGGACACAGAGGTGGCGGCGGAGGTCAAAGACCAGCTGTAAGCAGACCGGCAAATCAAGCAAGACCTGCGGTAAACAGACCTTCATCTGGTTCAGGTGTTAAAAGACCTTCAACAGCCAACAGACCTGGAGCTAATGGTTCCGGAACCAATAAAATTAACAGACCTTCTTCAAATTCAAAAATTGGAGATAAATCAATCAATAACAGAAACTCAAATAATACTGTAAACAGAAACAAAACCGGCAATAGAAACAATATTAGCGGTAATACAGTTAACAGAAATAGAAACAATGTAAATATCAATGTAAACAATAGTGTACATGTTCGTAACAACCGTAATACCGTTGTAAGACCGGGCGTGCGACCATATGCTCGTCCTCCTTATCGTTATGGAGGTTATAGATACAATTGTTACCATCCTTATTATCCACGTCCTTATCACCCATTTTATTGGGGACCAGTTTGGCATCCGTGGGGATTTTTCGTAGCAACATTGGCAGTAACAGCAATTGTAGTTAGTGTAGAAAGCACCCAATATCATTATGATCAGGGAGTTTGGTATACCTCGTCAAGCGGAGGTTATACGGCAGTACCTGCACCAGTTGGAGGAACAGTAAATAATATTCCAAGTGGAGCCGAAACGGTCAATACCGGAACCGTCAATAATTATTACTACGGAGGAACCTATTATGAAAAAGATGGCAGCTCGTACAAAGTAGTAGCGCCAACCGCTGGAACTCTTGTAGATAACTTACCTGAAGGTGGTGAAGAAGTTACGATAGGAGATGCTAAATATGTAAAATTTGGAGAAACCTACTATCAACCTGTTCAAGTAGACGGTAAAGACAAATACGAAGTTGTTGAAGTTCAAGAAGATAAATAA
- a CDS encoding alpha/beta hydrolase has translation MKKIILLLVLFFIGIASFSQNLEYETKSNIQYYNAATNKSDSYINERCVLDIYYPKNKKDFATIVWFHGGGLTGGNKEIPEALKNKGFAIIGVNYRLAPKVKAAKAIEDAAAAVAWAFNNIASYGGDTSLIFVSGHSAGGYLTSMIGLDKKWLQKEGIDANKIAGLIPFSGQCITHFQIRKENGIPDTTPTIDAFAPLFYVRADAPPLLLITGDREMEMLGRYEENAYMARMMKLVGHKQTKLYELDGYGHGMTEPGFPLLVNEVNRIIKEHKK, from the coding sequence ATGAAAAAAATAATCCTCTTACTTGTTTTATTCTTTATTGGGATTGCTTCATTTTCTCAAAACTTAGAATACGAAACAAAATCAAATATTCAATATTATAACGCAGCAACCAATAAGTCTGACAGTTATATTAACGAACGCTGTGTTCTTGATATTTATTATCCGAAAAATAAAAAAGATTTCGCTACCATTGTTTGGTTTCATGGCGGAGGATTAACCGGTGGCAATAAAGAAATTCCGGAAGCTTTAAAAAATAAAGGTTTTGCGATTATTGGCGTGAATTATAGACTAGCACCAAAAGTAAAAGCCGCAAAAGCTATTGAAGATGCCGCTGCTGCCGTTGCTTGGGCTTTTAACAATATCGCGTCTTATGGCGGAGATACTTCTTTAATCTTCGTGTCAGGGCATTCTGCTGGAGGATATCTGACTTCGATGATTGGATTAGATAAAAAATGGCTTCAAAAAGAAGGAATCGATGCGAATAAAATCGCTGGATTAATTCCGTTTAGCGGACAATGTATTACGCATTTTCAAATTAGAAAAGAAAACGGAATTCCTGATACTACGCCAACTATTGATGCTTTTGCTCCATTGTTTTATGTTCGCGCTGATGCGCCGCCACTTTTATTAATTACCGGAGATCGCGAAATGGAAATGCTGGGCCGATATGAAGAAAACGCATATATGGCGCGCATGATGAAGTTAGTTGGACATAAACAAACCAAACTCTATGAACTGGACGGTTATGGTCACGGAATGACAGAACCTGGTTTTCCACTTCTTGTAAACGAAGTAAACCGAATTATAAAGGAACACAAAAAATAA
- a CDS encoding PUR family DNA/RNA-binding protein gives MRENDMLEKEEIFSKVLRAGRRTYFFDVRATKADDYYITITESKKFTEEDGSFHFKKHKIYLYKEDFSAFAEILEEMTSYVLNHKGEEVISERHQKDFKKEYGSDKPETQRTSFTDIDFDDI, from the coding sequence ATGAGAGAAAATGACATGTTAGAAAAAGAAGAGATTTTTTCTAAAGTATTACGAGCAGGAAGAAGAACTTATTTCTTTGATGTGAGAGCTACTAAAGCTGACGATTATTATATCACGATTACCGAAAGTAAAAAATTTACTGAAGAAGATGGTTCTTTTCATTTTAAAAAACACAAAATTTACTTGTATAAAGAAGATTTTAGTGCTTTTGCCGAAATACTAGAAGAAATGACTTCATATGTCTTGAACCACAAAGGCGAAGAAGTAATTTCTGAAAGACACCAAAAAGATTTCAAAAAAGAATACGGTTCTGATAAGCCGGAAACGCAAAGAACTAGTTTTACTGATATTGATTTTGACGATATTTAG
- a CDS encoding ABC transporter ATP-binding protein codes for MKELSYLNKYFIKYKYSFSLGILITIIAQIFSLFTPKLISKSLNAIEKFDKLPKADQTSQAIIDTYREGLIHNVLLIIATTIVAGFLTFLMRQTLIVMSRHIEFDLKNEVFKQYENLSQNFYKQNRTGDLMNRISEDVSKVRMYVGPAVMYTINTFIRFAIVIIYMYNVSPLLTLYTILPLPILSYCIFKLSSEINKRSTTFQQYLSKVSSFSQEIFSGIRVIKAYSLENQHQNNMVALADESKKKSLDLAKVQSLFGPLMIALIGISNLVVIYFGGVMYINGTIANIGTIAEFILYVNMLTWPVASLGWVSSMVQEAEASQKRLNEFLKIEPEIKNNNENHSDIQGSIAFENVSYTYEDTNIQALKNVTFTVKKGETLAILGKTGSGKSTILSLISRLYDVTEGRITIDQNEISTLNLNDLRNNIGIVPQDAFLFSDTIKNNIKFGNQNATDEEVEEAAKSAMVHDNIIAFNKQYDTILGERGITLSGGQKQRVSIARAIIKNPAILLFDDCLSAVDTETEETILSNLFEICKDKTTIIVSHRVSSAKNADKIIILEDGRIIQQGSHNQLINQEGYYSSLYLKQLSEKELL; via the coding sequence ATGAAAGAATTAAGCTATTTAAACAAATATTTCATTAAATATAAATATAGTTTCTCTTTAGGAATTTTAATCACCATAATCGCACAAATATTCTCTTTATTTACTCCAAAGCTAATTAGCAAGTCTTTAAACGCGATCGAGAAGTTTGATAAACTGCCAAAAGCAGATCAAACCTCGCAGGCAATTATTGATACTTATCGCGAAGGATTAATTCATAACGTACTGCTAATCATAGCTACTACAATTGTCGCGGGTTTCCTAACTTTTTTAATGCGTCAGACTTTAATCGTAATGTCGCGTCATATCGAGTTTGATTTAAAAAATGAGGTTTTCAAACAATACGAGAATCTTTCGCAAAACTTTTACAAGCAAAACCGAACAGGAGATTTAATGAATCGTATCAGCGAAGATGTTTCTAAGGTTCGTATGTATGTTGGTCCGGCGGTTATGTACACGATAAATACCTTTATCCGTTTTGCGATCGTTATTATATATATGTATAATGTTTCGCCATTGTTGACTTTATATACAATTTTGCCATTGCCAATTCTATCGTATTGCATTTTTAAACTGAGTTCAGAAATCAACAAACGAAGCACTACTTTTCAGCAATATCTGTCAAAAGTTTCGAGTTTTTCACAAGAAATATTCTCAGGAATTCGTGTTATAAAAGCCTATTCTTTAGAAAATCAACATCAGAATAATATGGTGGCTCTTGCCGATGAAAGCAAAAAGAAGAGCTTAGATTTAGCCAAAGTACAATCGTTATTTGGACCTTTGATGATTGCTTTAATCGGAATTAGTAATCTTGTGGTAATTTATTTTGGAGGTGTAATGTACATCAACGGAACGATTGCAAATATTGGTACAATTGCTGAGTTTATTTTATATGTAAATATGCTAACCTGGCCTGTAGCTTCTTTAGGATGGGTTTCGTCAATGGTTCAGGAAGCAGAAGCTTCTCAAAAACGTTTGAATGAATTTTTGAAAATTGAACCGGAAATCAAAAACAACAACGAAAATCACTCCGATATTCAAGGTTCTATTGCTTTTGAAAATGTGAGTTATACTTATGAAGATACTAATATCCAAGCGCTGAAAAATGTCACTTTTACAGTAAAAAAAGGAGAAACATTGGCAATTCTTGGAAAAACAGGTTCTGGAAAGTCCACAATATTATCATTGATTTCTCGTTTATATGATGTTACAGAAGGAAGAATCACAATTGACCAAAATGAAATAAGTACTTTAAATTTAAATGACTTAAGAAACAACATTGGAATTGTGCCTCAGGATGCTTTTTTATTCTCGGATACGATTAAAAATAATATCAAATTTGGGAATCAAAATGCAACTGACGAAGAAGTTGAAGAAGCAGCCAAAAGCGCTATGGTTCACGACAATATCATTGCTTTTAACAAACAATATGATACCATTTTAGGAGAAAGAGGAATCACACTTTCGGGCGGACAAAAGCAACGTGTATCTATTGCGCGTGCGATTATTAAAAACCCGGCTATTTTACTTTTCGACGATTGTTTGTCTGCAGTAGATACTGAAACCGAAGAAACGATTTTAAGTAATTTATTCGAAATTTGTAAAGATAAAACTACAATAATAGTCAGTCATCGAGTTTCATCGGCTAAGAATGCCGATAAAATAATCATTTTAGAAGACGGAAGAATCATACAACAAGGCTCTCATAATCAATTAATAAATCAGGAAGGCTATTATTCATCGTTATATTTAAAACAACTTTCGGAAAAAGAATTACTTTAA
- the yajC gene encoding preprotein translocase subunit YajC → MQDLMKFAPYLLMFVVLYFFMIRPQQKRAKNEKEFESSLKVGDKIITKSGFHGKVVELAETSAIIETMSGKLKIERSAISMEMSAALNKKA, encoded by the coding sequence ATGCAAGATTTAATGAAATTTGCGCCTTATTTACTAATGTTTGTCGTGTTGTATTTCTTTATGATCAGACCACAACAAAAAAGAGCAAAAAACGAAAAAGAATTTGAAAGCAGCCTAAAAGTAGGTGATAAGATAATTACAAAAAGTGGTTTTCACGGTAAAGTAGTAGAGCTTGCAGAAACAAGTGCAATTATCGAAACTATGTCTGGAAAATTAAAAATTGAGCGTTCAGCTATTTCTATGGAAATGAGCGCTGCTTTGAATAAAAAAGCGTAA
- the nusB gene encoding transcription antitermination factor NusB — MQSIYAMHQSGSDNMEKEEKFLFYSIDNIQDLYLIMLSSLIEICKKESVFLHLSSKKHLATAAERNPNEKFVKNKIFQLLAESNSLSIALENRKINNWSLNDDYIILLLNDIKASDLYAKYMSTTTNTFEEDRQFVIDLFADVIVPNEKLYEYLEDDKLTWVDDIPVVNTHIIKQLKAIKTEDPDDFRVPKLYKDVEDKDFAKDLFRRTVLNESILAKEYDDKTPNWDSERIAEIDTIILKMAICEFLKFPSIPVKVTLNEYLEIAKEYSTPKSSIFINGILDNLVKELTANKKMIKVGRGLM, encoded by the coding sequence ATGCAATCCATTTATGCAATGCATCAAAGCGGTTCTGATAATATGGAAAAAGAAGAGAAGTTTCTTTTTTACAGCATAGATAATATTCAGGACTTATATCTTATAATGCTTTCTTCATTAATTGAAATCTGCAAAAAAGAATCTGTTTTTTTACATCTTTCAAGCAAAAAACATCTTGCAACTGCTGCAGAACGTAATCCAAATGAAAAATTCGTTAAAAACAAAATTTTTCAACTTCTTGCCGAAAGCAATTCTCTTAGCATCGCTTTAGAAAATCGTAAAATCAACAACTGGTCATTAAATGACGATTATATCATTTTGCTTTTAAATGATATTAAAGCAAGCGACTTGTATGCAAAATACATGAGCACAACTACAAATACTTTTGAAGAAGACAGACAATTTGTAATTGATTTGTTTGCTGATGTAATTGTTCCTAACGAAAAATTATACGAGTATTTAGAAGATGATAAATTGACTTGGGTTGATGATATTCCTGTTGTAAATACACATATCATCAAACAATTGAAAGCAATCAAAACAGAAGATCCTGACGATTTTAGAGTGCCAAAATTGTATAAAGATGTTGAAGATAAAGATTTTGCTAAAGACTTGTTCAGAAGAACAGTTTTAAACGAATCTATTCTGGCAAAAGAATACGATGATAAAACACCAAACTGGGACAGCGAAAGGATTGCTGAAATTGATACTATTATCTTGAAAATGGCAATTTGTGAGTTCTTGAAATTTCCTTCGATTCCAGTAAAAGTAACTCTTAACGAATATTTAGAAATTGCTAAAGAGTATTCTACACCAAAAAGTAGTATTTTTATCAACGGAATTTTAGATAATCTTGTTAAAGAGCTTACCGCTAATAAAAAGATGATTAAAGTTGGACGTGGGTTAATGTAA
- a CDS encoding Glu/Leu/Phe/Val dehydrogenase, giving the protein MDATFATGKELQKMDPVFGQLSFDDHEQIVFCNDKDTGLKAIIGIHNSVMGPALGGTRMWNYNTEWEALNDVLRLSRGMTYKSAITGLNIGGGKAVIIGDAKTQKTPELMRKFGEFVHSLGGRYITAEDVGMETKDMDTVRDVTPYVTGISEERGGSGNPSPVTAYGVYLGMKAAAKSQFGTDVLDGKKVLVQGIGHVGEALVEYLTKEGAIVTITDINEEKLYQVAQKYNATIYTGEDLYTADVDIYAPCAMGAIINDNTVDKIKAKVIAGAANNQLADENVHGARLQERGILYAPDFLINAGGIINVYAELEHYGKAEIMSKTENIYNTTLEIIDYAVKNGMTTHKAALTIAQNRIDLRKIENAKK; this is encoded by the coding sequence ATGGATGCAACTTTCGCAACTGGAAAGGAACTTCAAAAAATGGATCCGGTTTTTGGTCAATTATCTTTTGACGATCACGAACAAATTGTTTTTTGCAATGACAAAGATACAGGTTTAAAAGCAATTATTGGTATTCATAATTCAGTTATGGGGCCAGCTTTGGGAGGTACTAGAATGTGGAATTATAATACTGAATGGGAAGCATTAAACGATGTTTTGCGTCTTTCAAGAGGTATGACATATAAATCTGCGATTACCGGACTTAATATTGGTGGTGGTAAAGCAGTAATTATTGGTGACGCTAAAACGCAAAAAACTCCTGAGTTAATGCGTAAGTTTGGTGAGTTTGTTCACTCTCTTGGTGGAAGATATATCACTGCAGAAGATGTTGGAATGGAAACTAAAGATATGGACACTGTTAGAGATGTAACGCCTTATGTTACTGGAATCTCTGAAGAAAGAGGTGGTTCTGGAAATCCTTCTCCTGTAACGGCTTATGGTGTTTATTTAGGAATGAAAGCTGCTGCTAAAAGTCAGTTTGGTACTGATGTTTTAGACGGTAAAAAAGTTTTGGTTCAGGGAATTGGTCACGTTGGTGAAGCTTTGGTTGAGTATTTAACTAAAGAAGGAGCGATCGTTACAATTACAGATATCAACGAAGAAAAATTATATCAGGTCGCTCAAAAGTATAACGCTACAATTTATACAGGTGAAGATTTATATACCGCAGATGTTGATATTTATGCGCCATGTGCAATGGGAGCAATTATCAACGATAATACTGTAGATAAAATTAAAGCTAAAGTAATTGCCGGAGCTGCGAATAATCAATTGGCTGACGAGAATGTTCACGGAGCGAGATTGCAAGAAAGAGGTATTTTATATGCGCCGGATTTCTTGATCAACGCTGGTGGAATCATCAATGTTTATGCTGAATTAGAGCACTACGGTAAAGCTGAAATCATGTCTAAAACAGAAAATATCTATAATACTACTTTAGAAATTATTGATTATGCTGTAAAAAACGGAATGACAACGCATAAAGCTGCGCTAACAATTGCTCAAAATCGTATCGATTTGAGAAAAATTGAAAATGCTAAGAAGTAA
- the pepT gene encoding peptidase T, translated as MQHIIDRFISYVTIDTESDPNSQTTPSTEKQWNLANKLVEELKTIGLSDVTIDDKAYIMATLPSNVDHEVPTIGFVSHFDTSPDFSGANVKPQIVENYDGKDIVLNAEKNIILSPNYFKDLLQYKGQTIITTDGTTLLGADDKAGITEIVSAMEYLIQHPEIKHGKIRIGFTPDEEIGRGAHHFDVEKFGAQWAYTMDGSQIGELEYENFNAAGAKITIKGKSVHPGYAKGKMINSMLIANDFINELPKGETPQETKGYEGFFHVHHLTGSIEETVLELIIRDHNKIKFEKRKDLIGKIAKKINKKFAKQFGEDIVTAVVKDQYYNMKEKVLPVKHIVDIAEKAMRELDIKPIIKPIRGGTDGSQLSFMGLPCPNIFAGGHNFHGKYEYVPAESIQKATDVIVKIAELTAIPGIFDAPEKPKRKR; from the coding sequence ATGCAACATATTATAGATCGTTTTATCAGTTATGTAACAATTGATACCGAATCAGACCCAAATTCACAAACTACACCAAGTACAGAAAAACAATGGAATCTTGCCAACAAATTAGTTGAAGAACTAAAAACAATTGGTCTTTCTGATGTAACTATAGACGACAAAGCTTATATCATGGCGACTTTGCCAAGTAATGTAGATCATGAAGTGCCAACAATTGGTTTTGTTTCGCATTTTGATACTTCACCTGATTTTAGCGGAGCAAATGTAAAACCTCAAATAGTAGAGAACTACGACGGAAAAGACATTGTTTTAAACGCAGAAAAAAACATCATTTTATCTCCAAATTACTTCAAAGATTTATTACAATATAAAGGACAAACAATCATCACAACTGACGGAACAACTTTGTTAGGCGCAGATGATAAAGCCGGAATTACAGAAATTGTTTCGGCAATGGAATATTTAATTCAGCATCCTGAAATTAAACACGGAAAAATCAGAATTGGTTTTACGCCTGACGAAGAAATTGGTCGTGGAGCACATCATTTTGACGTAGAAAAATTTGGCGCACAATGGGCTTACACCATGGACGGAAGCCAGATTGGAGAATTAGAATATGAAAATTTTAATGCGGCTGGAGCCAAAATCACAATCAAAGGAAAAAGCGTTCATCCTGGTTATGCCAAAGGAAAAATGATCAATTCGATGTTGATTGCAAATGATTTCATCAACGAACTTCCAAAAGGAGAAACACCTCAGGAAACTAAAGGTTACGAAGGTTTCTTCCACGTTCATCACTTAACAGGAAGTATCGAAGAAACAGTTTTAGAATTGATTATTCGCGATCATAACAAGATTAAATTCGAAAAAAGAAAAGATCTAATTGGTAAAATTGCCAAGAAAATCAATAAAAAATTCGCTAAACAATTTGGTGAAGATATTGTAACTGCTGTTGTAAAAGATCAGTATTATAATATGAAGGAAAAAGTACTTCCGGTAAAACACATTGTTGATATCGCCGAAAAAGCAATGAGAGAATTGGACATAAAACCAATCATAAAACCTATTCGCGGCGGAACTGACGGATCTCAACTATCATTTATGGGATTACCTTGTCCGAATATCTTTGCTGGCGGTCACAACTTTCATGGAAAATACGAATATGTTCCCGCAGAAAGTATTCAAAAAGCAACCGATGTTATTGTAAAAATTGCCGAATTAACAGCAATTCCAGGCATTTTTGACGCACCTGAAAAACCTAAAAGAAAAAGATAA
- a CDS encoding OprO/OprP family phosphate-selective porin, translated as MHSQIKRNLSVLLLFLSLISANAQQKKDTTKLINVSYGNKGIELRTRDNKFLFQLQSRFQFRFSTPNDQDPLTYDDYSKDKETTFKINRARLKVGGHAFEPWLKYYWEYELSQSNLLDFRLMIEKWEWLSFKVGQWKVEYTRERFISSGEQQTVDRSLINRPFTVDRQMGVEINGHLKGKGIADFNYWVAALTGTGRGNTSNDDNNLMYFGRTQWNFLGRFLDFEGSDIEFHEKPTPIIAFSVLTNRSPYTRFSQAGGGSLEGYENGLPGQYRVNQWNFESAFMYRGFSWQSEWHTKQIIDKLNNNDTTTLKGYYVQAGYFFHNAFHWWPEHLEMAARHAAYRPDNDFRQNLQDETTLTFNWFFKGHKNKLTSEVSYFSFQDKTLPLEAGWRFRVQWDISL; from the coding sequence ATGCACAGCCAAATCAAAAGAAACCTATCTGTACTGTTATTGTTTTTAAGTCTTATTTCTGCAAATGCGCAACAGAAAAAAGACACTACAAAATTAATCAATGTTAGTTATGGCAATAAAGGAATTGAACTTCGAACAAGAGATAATAAATTTCTTTTTCAACTACAAAGCCGATTTCAATTTCGATTTTCTACACCAAATGATCAGGATCCTTTAACATACGATGATTACAGCAAGGATAAAGAAACCACTTTCAAAATTAATCGTGCCAGATTAAAAGTAGGCGGTCACGCATTTGAACCTTGGTTAAAATATTATTGGGAATATGAACTTAGTCAATCTAATTTGCTTGATTTTAGGCTTATGATTGAAAAATGGGAATGGTTAAGTTTTAAAGTCGGTCAGTGGAAAGTCGAATATACGCGCGAACGTTTTATCAGTAGCGGCGAACAACAAACTGTAGATCGCTCCCTTATCAATCGTCCGTTTACAGTAGACAGACAAATGGGAGTTGAAATAAACGGTCATCTTAAAGGAAAAGGAATTGCTGATTTTAATTATTGGGTAGCCGCTTTAACCGGAACCGGAAGAGGCAATACATCAAATGACGATAATAATCTAATGTATTTTGGAAGAACACAATGGAATTTTTTAGGAAGATTTCTTGATTTTGAAGGAAGTGATATCGAGTTTCATGAAAAACCAACTCCTATTATTGCTTTTTCGGTACTAACAAACAGAAGTCCATATACCCGATTTTCGCAAGCAGGCGGAGGATCTTTAGAAGGTTATGAAAACGGATTACCGGGACAATATCGCGTGAATCAATGGAATTTTGAAAGTGCTTTTATGTATCGTGGCTTTTCCTGGCAAAGCGAATGGCACACCAAACAAATTATCGATAAACTGAATAATAATGACACAACTACTTTAAAAGGATATTATGTTCAGGCTGGTTATTTTTTTCATAATGCATTTCACTGGTGGCCGGAACATTTAGAAATGGCCGCGAGACATGCCGCATATCGTCCAGACAATGATTTTAGGCAAAACTTACAAGATGAAACAACACTTACCTTCAATTGGTTTTTTAAAGGGCATAAAAACAAATTAACTTCTGAAGTAAGTTATTTTAGTTTTCAAGACAAAACATTGCCATTAGAAGCAGGATGGCGATTTAGAGTACAATGGGATATTTCTCTCTAA
- a CDS encoding YdeI family protein, producing MEEANSDKKHVWDKVNNWEEELLFLKSIIDKTELVETIKWGGPIYVYNKRNVIGIGGFKNYFAIWFLNGVFLKDEKKRLINAQEDKTKSMRQWRFTSKEEVNEKEVLEYILEAIENEKQGKVIKPSKKEAIISELLQKEMDQNPALAEAFQKFSPYKQYEFLEYIESAKQEKTKLSRIEKVIPMILNNLGLNDKYR from the coding sequence TTGGAAGAAGCTAATTCTGATAAAAAACACGTTTGGGACAAAGTCAATAACTGGGAAGAAGAACTTCTTTTCCTGAAATCAATTATTGACAAAACCGAACTTGTTGAAACCATAAAATGGGGCGGCCCAATTTATGTTTACAACAAAAGAAATGTTATTGGGATTGGCGGTTTTAAAAATTATTTTGCGATTTGGTTTCTGAATGGAGTTTTTCTAAAAGACGAAAAAAAAAGACTAATCAATGCTCAGGAAGACAAAACAAAATCCATGCGTCAATGGCGTTTTACATCAAAAGAAGAAGTAAACGAAAAAGAAGTTTTAGAATACATTCTTGAAGCAATTGAAAATGAAAAGCAAGGAAAAGTTATAAAACCTTCTAAAAAAGAAGCTATAATCTCTGAACTTCTCCAAAAAGAAATGGATCAAAATCCAGCTTTAGCAGAAGCTTTTCAAAAATTCAGTCCTTATAAGCAATATGAGTTTCTGGAATATATTGAAAGTGCTAAACAAGAGAAAACGAAGTTATCAAGAATCGAGAAAGTAATTCCAATGATTTTAAATAACTTGGGATTGAATGATAAATACAGATAG